The segment GCTCTCGTCGTTCGGTCGCACAGTCGGCCACACGATCGCCGACAACGCAGACTACATCGACGACAACGGGCCGGTACTCGAGCCCTACGACAAACACGGCGACGTTCAAAACTACGTTCGGTACCCCGCCGAGCAACGCGAAAACGAGGAGTTGGCCTACGAGGCGGGCATCGTCGCGGACTCGTTTCGCGCGCCGCCGGGCCGCGAGGAACCGATGCCGTACAGTCACAACCTCGCGATGCAGTACCTGCTCAGTTACGCCGATCCCGGCTTCGACTGTCCCGTCGCGATGACGACGGGCGTGGCGCTCGTTCTCGAGAAGTTCGGCGACGAGGAGCTCGAGCCCTACTACAGCGCCCTCACGAGTCGCGACCACGCCGACCTGATCGAGGGCGCGATGTTTCTCACCGAAAAACAGGGTGGAAGCGACGTCGGGGCCAACGAGACCCGCGCCGCGTTCGACGAGGAATCGGGCTACTGGCGACTCGAGGGCGAGAAGTGGTTCTGTTCGAACGTCGACGCTGAGGGAACCCTCGCGCTCGCGCGCACCGCGGATGCGCCGGCCGGGACCGACGGCCTCTCGCTGTTTCTCGTCCCTCACGCCGATCCGGAGGGTGGCGCGCTGACCAAACGCGAGCGTCGAGAGCGCGCCGCGGCGGCGGGCGGGAATCGCGGGCTACCGCCCGGGGATCTCAACGATCAGTACTATCGCCGGCTGAAGGACAAACTCGGGACCATCTCGGTTCCGACCGGCGAAGTGGAGTTCACGGGCGCGAAGGGGATCCTCGTCGGCGAGGAGGGAAACGGGTTCAAGCAGATGACTGAGATGCTCAACGTCGAGCGACTCTCCAACGCCGCGGCGTCGTGTGGACTCATGGGTCGTGCGCTCCTCGAGAGTCGGATCTACGCGGCGAACCGGGAAGCCTTCGGCAAACCGATCGAGGAGCACCCGCTGCTGCGAGTCGACCTGGTCGACATGACCGTCGATCACGAGGCCGCGACGGCGTTCACGTTCGAGGCCGCGCGACTGTTCTCGGAACGCGAGCGACTCGAGCGCGAAAACGGCGAGAATCGTGGAAGTCTGAAGGGCCGAGAGAATCCCGAGAGCCGGGAAAGTCGACGGGGCCACGGAAACTCTGAGAAGCGGGGGACTCGAGAGGGTGAGACGCCCGAGGACACCTACCGGCTGCTGCGACTTTTGATACCGATCGCGAAGGCCCGAACCGCGCGGATGGCGGTCGACACCGCCTCCTACGCCATGGAGGTCCACGGTGGCAACGGCTACGTCGACGACTTCGTCACCAATCGACTGCTTCGGGACGCGCAGGTCCTGCCGATCTGGGAGGGGACCGAGAACGTTCTCTCGCTCGATGTGCTCCGGGCGCTCGAGCGTGAGGGCGCTCACGAACCGTTCTTCGAAGCCGTACGGGAGCGACTCGAGGGCGTGACCCATCCCGTCCTCGAGGAATCCGCCGCGGTCGTCGAATCTGAGTTCCGCGACCTCGCGGACGCGATGGCGGCGCTCGCCGACGCCGAGACCGACGACGCGCAGTTGGCGGCGAAGCGACTCGCCCACTACGTCTTCGACGTCTTTACC is part of the Halostagnicola kamekurae genome and harbors:
- a CDS encoding acyl-CoA dehydrogenase family protein — translated: MCSRIDFGEFEEGRGVNYWALDRTLQRELERIYTESEFAWAAPRLSSFGRTVGHTIADNADYIDDNGPVLEPYDKHGDVQNYVRYPAEQRENEELAYEAGIVADSFRAPPGREEPMPYSHNLAMQYLLSYADPGFDCPVAMTTGVALVLEKFGDEELEPYYSALTSRDHADLIEGAMFLTEKQGGSDVGANETRAAFDEESGYWRLEGEKWFCSNVDAEGTLALARTADAPAGTDGLSLFLVPHADPEGGALTKRERRERAAAAGGNRGLPPGDLNDQYYRRLKDKLGTISVPTGEVEFTGAKGILVGEEGNGFKQMTEMLNVERLSNAAASCGLMGRALLESRIYAANREAFGKPIEEHPLLRVDLVDMTVDHEAATAFTFEAARLFSERERLERENGENRGSLKGRENPESRESRRGHGNSEKRGTREGETPEDTYRLLRLLIPIAKARTARMAVDTASYAMEVHGGNGYVDDFVTNRLLRDAQVLPIWEGTENVLSLDVLRALEREGAHEPFFEAVRERLEGVTHPVLEESAAVVESEFRDLADAMAALADAETDDAQLAAKRLAHYVFDVFTAALLLEQAQAGLEGGDGRTALVARQFVANELEERDARGIADGDRTPIERFEAIVHYGSVEPDELERATTGGE